In one window of Vanrija pseudolonga chromosome 5, complete sequence DNA:
- the HNM1_8 gene encoding Choline transport protein, giving the protein MVYGLFVSAIGTLATGISMAEICHVLPMAGGQYDWAYILAPHKLKNSLSFFTGWMACAGWVTLLPAGCAFCTNFVLGLVSFWHETFATAPWQTFIVMSAFGCLTFLLNAFGIRILPALDRFAGAWSMVGIVVVCVTLLATSRGEYQPAKAVFAEFTNETGWPNGFAFILGLLQSTLGLTAFDAASHMVEEMPAPAVNAPKVMVLAIGLGAVTGWIFTIVLLFCLRDFAAVLTSPAGPLLEIYYQATGHMAGATCLLMFNLLAMFLSIQAVNTVSSRMVMSFARDRGLGHLSRFLAPVHATLRVPLWSIMFVTVWVVVISLIYLGSTVALNGIIASAVVFLQASYAVPVLLIFVRGDNAFAGHSRTWSLGRARRPINAISLAFLALTSVCFLFPPARPVSGSTMNYAVVVFGVVLVMSGATWLIDGRKNFHGPGDLEDRLAAAKEA; this is encoded by the exons ATGGTGTACGGCCTGTTCGTGAGCGCGATCGGCACGCTGGCGACGGGTATCTCGAT GGCCGAGATTTGCCATGTCCTCCCGATGGCCGGCGGACAGTACGACTGGGCGT ACATCCTCGCCCCGCACAAGCTCAAGAACTCGCTCTCCTTCTTCACGGGCTGGATGGCgtgcgcggggtgggtgACGCTCCTGCCGGCGGGTTGTGCGTTCTGCACAAACTTTGTTCTTGG CCTCGTATCCTTCTGGCACGAGACGTTCGCCACGGCGCCATGGCAGACCTTCATCGTCATGTCAGCCTTCGGGTGCCTCACGTTCCTCCTCAACGCGTTCGGCATCCGCATCCtccccgcgctcgaccgGTTCGCGGGCGCGTGGAGCATGGTCGggatcgtcgtcgtgtgcgtTACGCTGCTGGCGACGAGTAGGGGGGAGTACCAACCTGCGAAGGCCGTCTTTGCAGAGTTTACGAATGAGACAGGG TGGCCAAACGGCTTCGCCttcatcctcggcctcctccagTCCACGCTCGGCCTGACGGCCTTCGACGCAGCAAGCCACATGGTCGAGGAGatgcccgcgcccgcggtGAACGCGCCGAAGGTCATGGTGCTGGCTATTGGGCTCGGGGCAGTCACAGGCTGGATCTTCACCATCGTGCTGCTCTTCTGCCTGCGCGACTTTGCAGCCGTGCTTACGAGCCCTGCGGGCCCGCTGCTGGAGATTTATTACCAGGCTACGGGGCACATGGctggg GCCACCTGCCTCCTCATGttcaacctcctcgccatgTTCCTCTCAATCCAGGCCGTCAACACCGTCTCCTCGCGCATGGTCATGAGCTTTGCGCGCGACCGCGGCCTGGGCCACCTGTCGCGTTTCCTCGCCCCCGTGCACGCAACGCTGCGCGTGCCGCTGTGGTCGATCATGTTCGTCacggtgtgggtggtggtcatCAGCTTGATCT ACCTCGGCTCTACCGTCGCGCTCAACGGCATCATCGCGtccgccgtcgtcttcctGCAGGCGTCCTACGCCGTCCCCGTGCTCCTCATCTTCGTACGCGGGGATAACGCGTTCGCGGGGCACTCGCGCACCTGGTCGCTGGGGCGTGCAAGGC GCCCAATCAacgccatctcgctcgccttcctcgccctcacgTCCGTGTGCTTCCTCttcccgcccgcccgcccggtGTCCGGCTCGACGATGAACTACGCCGTGGTCGTgttcggcgtcgtgctcgtcatgAGCGGCGCTACGTGGCTCATTGACGGGCGCAAGAACTTCCACGGGCcgggcgacctcgaggaccggctcgcggcggccaaggaggcgTGA
- the SPBC2D10.03c gene encoding UPF0587 protein, with product MVKLLVQIGMELEGVTNVRPAADYEYYFNVLCTSCREEHPKVVSFNQTEEHELSGSRGSAHFVWRCGNCKKEHSASFTAPSSASKSTTPLPYSAANGALAPFVALDCRGLEVTRFHFRGSWLADAEDSGEKFEVELDEGEERWDDYDETAGGPVSVSEFKSEVKRI from the exons ATGGTC aAACTCCTCGTCCAGATCGGCatggagctcgagggcgtgaCCAACGTCCGCCCGGCCGCAGACTACGAGTACTACTTCAAC GTCCTCTGCACGTCGTGCCGCGAAGAACACCCCAAGGTCGTGTCGTTCAACCAGAcggaggagcacgagctgTCGGGAAGCCGCGGCAGCGCGCACTTTGTCTGGCGGTGCGGTAACTGCAAg AAAGAGCACTCGGCATCCTTCACCGCCCCCTCGTCCGCGTCCAAGTCGACGACTCCCCTGCCCTACTCCGCCGCgaacggcgcgctcgcgccctttgtcgcgctcgactgCCGCGGGCTCGAGGTCACGCGGTTCCACTTCCGCGGGAGCtggctcgccgacgccgaggacagcggcgagaagtttgaggtcgagctcgacgagggcgaggagcggtGGGACGACTACGATGAGACTGCTGGCGGTCCGgtcagcgtcagcgagtTCAAGAGCGAGGTGAAGCGTATTTAG
- the MGG_04626 gene encoding 6,7-dimethyl-8-ribityllumazine synthase, with product MADHTIKGLPAPPTKYDGSALRIGIVHARWNDVVIKSLVAGTVNKLKEQGVKEENIVIKSVPGSYELPFATQKLIAGGKAQSAKAEPSLIGATNLLGSLVDEVRSGTPAPETKGATREFDAVIAIGVLIKGSTMHFEYISEAVTHGLMRVQLDTGTPVVFGVLTALTDEQALVRAGIGSDPQQKGHNHGEDWGLAAVELAASVSEWGKGSI from the exons ATGGCAGACCACACGATCAAGGGactccccgccccgcccacaaAGTacgacggctcggcgctgcgtATCGGCATTGTCCACGCCCGCTGGAACGACGTGGTCATCAAGTCGCTCGTGGCCGGCACTGtcaacaagctcaaggagcagggtgtcaaggaggagaaCATTGTGATCAAGAGCGTGCCCGGAAGCTACGAGCTGCCGTTTGCGACGCAAAA GCTCATCGCAGGCGGCAAGGCGCAGTcagccaaggccgagccgTCGCTCATCGGCGCGACCAACCTCCtgggctcgctcgtcgacgaggtgcgctCCGGCACGCCAGCGCCTGAGACCAagggcgcgacgcgcgagtttgacgccgtcatcgccatcGGCGTGCTCATCAAGGGCTCGACCATGCACTTCGAGTACATCTCCGAGGCGGTCACGCACGGCCTCATGCGCGTCCAGCTCGACACGGGCACGCCGGTTGTGTTTGGCGTGCTTACCGCCCTGACGgacgagcaggcgctcgtgCGTGCTGGTATTGGAAGCGACCCGCAGCAGAAGGGACACA ACCACGGCGAGGACTGGGGCCTTGCTGCCGttgagctcgccgcgtcCGTCTCCGAGTGGGGCAAGGGCTCGATCTAG
- the SPAC2E1P5.03 gene encoding putative J domain-containing protein, which produces MRLTILALFALVFAVSALAWDKNDYEIFDLVSALQASEGKGTTFYSVLGLETSATTPEITKAYRRKSLQWHPDKNPGVKDIEARFARLGVIAQILRDGERRERYNFFLKNGVPTWKGFGYAYTRWRPGLGFVFTFLAVLTAGMHYIVLRLNYARDVRRVEYFKTTAQRLARGAQGRRKVKVPMVEGAVGGEGLELVVDGEDVFLPHDDGSLAYLDELATLPSVLRTWPFRLIIGTYRRFVPAKEEAYDEGEDEDEDEDDNTEATNGFEVPDPDTPTPAPRPRGRAAELRALRQKKSKAAKGKGGSSGRESGDSTPAESTAAEDSEADAKRKPGAGKAAGARRRKLAMKK; this is translated from the exons ATGCGGCTCACGATTCTGGCGCTCTTCGCGCTCGTGTTtgccgtctcggcgctggc CTGGGACAAGAACGACTATGAGATCTTTGATCTCGTGAGCGCGCTGCAGGCGTCCGAGG gcAAAGGAACCACCTTCTACTCggtcctcgggctcgagacCTCTGCGACCACGCCGGAAATCACAAAGGCCTACCGCCGCAAGTCGCTCCAGTGGCACCCGGACAAGAACCCCGGCGTCAAGGACATTGAGGCGCGGTTTGCGCGTCTCGGTGTGATTGCGCAGATCCTGCGTGATGGCGAGAGAAGGGAGAGGTATAAT tTCTTCCTCAAGAACGGCGTGCCCACCTGGAAGGGCTTCGGCTACGCGTACACGCGCTGGCGCCCCGGACTCGGCTTCGTCTTCACCTTCCTGGCGGTGCTGACGGCGGGCATGCACTACATTGTCCTGCGGCTCAACTatgcgcgcgacgtgcgccgcgtcgagtacttcaagacgacggcgcagcgcctcgcgcgcggcgcgcagggaCGGCGCAAGGTCAAGGTGCCGATGGTTGAGGGCgctgttggcggcgaggggctcgagctggtcgttgatggcgaggacgtgTTCTTG CCCCACGACGACGGATCCCTCGCctacctcgacgagctggcgacCCTGCCGTCCGTCCTGCGCACCTGGCCCTTCCGCCTCATCATCGGCACGTACCGCCGCTTCGTGccggccaaggaggaggcgtacgacgagggcgaggacgaggacgaggacgaggacgacaacaCCGAGGCGACCAACGGCTTCGAGGTGCCCGaccccgacacgccgacgcctgccccccgtccccgtggccgcgcggccgagctccgTGCCCTCCGCCAGAAGAAGagcaaggccgccaagggcaagggcggcagcagcggacGCGAGAGCGGTGACTCGACccccgccgagtcgaccgccgccgaggactcGGAGGCCGACGCTAAGCGCAAGCCTGGCGCTggcaaggccgccggcgcgcgccgtcgcaaGCTCGCTATGAAGAAGTAG
- the lovD_8 gene encoding Acyltransferase LovD, giving the protein MAPSLTANGKERLEAFTNVVVGTRRAPLALTGVATADGVLSLTGAGPRVADKPELGDVDGDTMLQLYSMAKLVTSIACVQLEEAGKLSFDDAAVIEKHLPELAAQGILTAVSDAGEVTTTPRTQSLTLRHLLTHTSGLAYNFASPLLAKWEAATHHGMWFERRAGVESITIPLLFEPGTKYVYGLGLNWAGVLVERVSGLSLEDYFHTHIFGPAGVSRADMTFIPTDAVKARLATMYARTEGGGFAPTDALHAVQTWQPDDVVLQSGGAGLIGSVRAWLAFMSHILRCQHKDSALSTQAFARVFTNALPPRESHPQVYKDLGDMAHFEGITQAQYATGAAVAHSLGLLIFEADSALGRKKGSGAWSGAARTRFWIDPASGVAGFCGTQVLETEWAPFAKVVDEFETLVYEALV; this is encoded by the exons ATGGCCCCGTCCCTCACAGCCAACGGCAAGGAACGCCTGGAAGCATTCACCAACGTCGTGGtcggcacgcggcgcgcaccgctggcgctgacgggcgtcgcgacggccgacggcgtgctctcgCTCACTGGCGCCGGGCCGCGGGTGGCCGACAAGCCGGAGctgggcgacgtcgacggcgacacga tGCTCCAGCTCTACTCGATGGCTAAGCTCGTGACGTCCATCGCGTgcgtgcagctcgaggaggcgggcaAGCTGTCGTttgacgacgccgctgtCATTGAGAAACACCTGCCGGAGCTCGCGGCACAGGGCATCCTCACCGCCGTCAgtgacgccggcgaggtgacCACGACCCCACGCACGCAGTCGCTCACGCTGCGCCACCTGCTCACGCACACCTCGGGCCTGGCGTATAACTTTGCGtcgcccctcctcgccaagtGGGAGGCCGCGACGCACCACGGCATGTGGttcgagcggcgcgcgggcgtcgagAGCATCACGATCCCGCTGCTCTTCGAGCCGGGGACCAAGTACGTCTACGGGCTCGGGCTCAACTGGGCCGGCgtactcgtcgagcgcgtgtCCGGCCTCTCGCTAGAGGACTACTTCCACACGCACATCTTCGGCCCGGCCGgcgtctcgcgcgccgacaTGACCTTCATCCCGACCGACGCGGTcaaggcgcgcctcgcgaCCATGTACGCGCGCACCGAAGGCGGCGGCTTTGCGCCGACggacgcgctgcacgccgtgCAGACGTGGCAGCcagacgacgtcgtcctccagTCCGGCGGGGCCGGGCTGATcggcagcgtgcgcgcgtggCTCGCGTTCATGAGCCATATCCTGCGGTGCCAGCATAAAGACAGCGCACTGAGCACGCAGGCCTTTGCGCGCGTGTTCACCaacgcgctgccgccgcgcgagtCCCACCCCCAGGTGTACAAGGACCTAGGCGACATGGCCCACTTTGAAGGCATCACGCAGGCGCAGTACgcgaccggcgcggcggtcgcgcacagcctcggcctgctcatCTTCGAGGCGGAcagcgcgctcggccgcaagaagggcagcggcgcgtggtCGGGCGCCGCGCGTACGCGGTTCTGGATCGACCCCGCctcgggcgtcgcgggctTCTGCGGGACACAGGTGCTCGAGACTGAGTGGGCACCGTTCGCaaaggtcgtcgacgagttcGAGACGCTCGTGTACGAGGCGCTGGTGTAG
- the ilv5 gene encoding putative ketol-acid reductoisomerase, mitochondrial, whose protein sequence is MSAARSTQALRAALRAAPRATRSYTLLARNAPKAAAAVAPRLGATRGVKTLDFAGTKEDVYERADWPPSRLQEFFKDDTLAMIGYGSQGHGQSLNARDQGVKVIVGVRKGGESWKQAIEDGWVPGENLFDIPEAINRGTIIMNLLSDAAQSQTWPEIAPLITKGKTLYFAHGFSVVYKDDTHVVPPKDVDVILVAPKGSGRTVRTLFLEGRGINASIAVHQDVTGQAKEKAIALAIAVGAGYVYETTFEKEVYSDLYGERGVLMGGIQGMFLAQYEVLRKNGHSPSEAFNETVEEATQSLFPLIGKYGMDYMYNACSTTARRGALDWAPKFKEANLPVFEALYKSVRDGSETRRSLEFNSRKTYREDLQKELDEIDNQEIWRAGKTVRALRPDANKDEL, encoded by the exons ATGTCTGCTGCTCGCTCTACCCaggccctccgcgccgctctccgcgccgccccccgcgctACCCGCTCCTacaccctcctcgctcgcAACGCCCccaaggccgctgccgccgtcgccccccgTCTCGGT GCCACCCGTGGTGTCAAGACCCTCGACTTCGCCGGCACCAAGGAGGACGTCTACGAGCGCGCTGACTGGCCCCCCAGCCGTCTCCAGGA GTTCTTCAAGGATGACACCCTTGCCATGATCGGCTACGGCTCGCAGGGCCACGGCCAGTCGCTCAACGCCCGTGACCAGGGTGTCAAGGTCATCGTCGGTGTccgcaagggcggcgagtcgTGGAAGCAGGCCATTGAGGACGGATGGGTTCCCGGAGAGAACCTCTTCGACATCCCCGAGGCCATCAACCGCGGCACCATCATCATGAACCTCCTCTCGGACGCCGCCCAGTCGCAGACCTGGCCCGAGATTGCTCCCCTCATCACCAAGGGCAAGACCCTCTACTTCGCCCACGGCTTCTCGGTCGTCTACAAGGACGACACCCACGTCGTTCCCCCCAAGGACGTTGACGTCATCCTCGTTGCCCCCAAGGGCTCGGGCCGCACTGTCCGTACCCTCTTCCTCGAGGGCCGTGGCATCAACGCCTCGATCGCCGTCCACCAGGACGTGACTGGccaggccaaggagaaggctattgccctcgccatcgccgtcggtgccggctACGTTTACGAGACCACCTTCGAGAAGGAGGTCTACTCCGACCTCTACGGAGAGCGTGGTGTCCTTATGGGCGGTATCCAGGGCATGTTCCTCGCCCAGTACGAGGTCCTCCGCAAGAACGGCCACTCGCCGTCCGAGGCCTTCAACGAGACTGTCGAGGAGGCTACCCAGTCGCTCTTCCCCCTCATCGGCAAGTACGGCATGGACTACATGTACAACGCCTGCTCGACCACCGCTCGTCGTGGTGCCCTCGACTGGGCCCCCAAGTTCAAGGAGGCCAACCTCCCCGTCTTCGAGGCCCTCTACAAGTCGGTCCGTGACGGCTCCGAgacccgccgctcgctcgagtTCAACTCGCGCAAGACCTACCGCGAGGACCTCCagaaggagctcgacgagatcgacaACCAGGAGAtctggcgcgccggcaaGACCGTCCGTGCCCTCCGCCCTGACGCCAACAAGGACGAGCTCTAA
- the cka1 gene encoding Casein kinase II subunit alpha, translating to MSGSRSIARVYADVNERLGRSWWDYDNLIVTWGVQDNYEIVRKVGRGKYSEVFESVHLPTNQKCIVKVLKPVKKKKIKREIKILQNLAGGPNVIGLLDVVRDPQSKTPSIVSEYVNPCAHHSGLRLQRSTRSLASTCFLILLFSLSPLLWFNGLYRVPPAL from the exons ATGTCGGGCAGCAGGAGCATT GCACGAGTGTACGCCGACGTCAACGAGAGGCTAGGACGGTCATGGTGGGACTATG ACAACCTCATCGTCACCTGGGGCGTGCAGGACAACTACGAGATTGTGCGCAAGGTCGGACGAGGAAAGTACTCGGAG GTGTTCGAGTCGGTCCACCTGCCCACCAACCAGAAGTGCATTGTCAAGGTCTTGAAGCCTgtcaagaagaagaagatcAAGCGTGAGATCAAGATTCTCCAGAACCTCGCCGGCGGACCAAATGTCATTGGCTTGCTAGACGTTGTGCGCGACCCGCAGTCCAAGACCCCCTCCATCGTCTCGGAGTATGTCAAC CCCTGTGCGCATCACAGCGGCCTGCGTTTGCAACGCTCGACTCGGTCTCTGGCAAGCACATGTTTCCTAATTCTCCttttctctctctctcctctcctctgGTTCAATGGTCTATACCGTGTCCCCCCTGCCTTGTAA
- the MVP1 gene encoding Sorting nexin MVP1 produces the protein MFNTPRTGSSLTTSSLLTQPQGGFADPLAPTSGYSEVDPWSGSQSPVRSPSPRSGVSGEPEANVSPNPSRDAYLNDPPSLYISLFRGLEPSHLGEVSLPAVQRLLLTSKLPASTLERILDLTAHNKVALDRSTFFLALALVALAQNEGGEVSLEALDAALGTLPLPQLQRPGPTQPQSSVSSSFSPWDTAPRYAVPGAQTQTNGDEPLNGGNAEAEAERGFWRRLETVDVQIIPEKEGWFLQKYRVVSDKRPEPLNRRYSDFVWLLTTLTQRYPFRLLPALPPKRISPDASFLEQRRKGLRRFLNALVNHPVIRDDGALNVFMTEINFEAWRKRMKVSTEEESVSKRLNPAQEMVIPSDLEEKLDRLRTRLPGLIASYQKMVTLAERELHRLQVAAAESSRFALSLQTVAEDLPASCHRCVPTGQSCDLCTAVGRGLGDVGNGWSSLAAQRDRDTATIVAAVEALKTQRDMYGAFRDLFHRHSRLSRDSVDTLRKRIEGLQGKIEKTRQAQKPGYEAEVEKLVIAIDQDNTTIDNLLHRRVFIRACMWHELSVVFHTRQAAAATLGWRAWANGEHEAAGAETRVWERLIEDLERMPTD, from the exons ATGTT CAATACTCCGCGCACGGGCAGCTCGCTCACCACCTCGAGCCTGCTCACGCAGCCGCAGGGCGGCTTCGCGGACCCGCTCGCCCCCACCTCGGGCTACAGCGAGGTCGACCCATGGAGCGGGAGCCAGAGCCCCGtgcgctcgcccagcccgcgGTCCGGCGTGAGCGGTGAGCCCGAGGCCAACGTATCGCCCAACCCGAGCAGGGACGCTTATCTGA ACGACCCGCCATCGCTCTACATCTCCCTCTTCCGCGGCCTGGAGCCAagccacctcggcgaggtaTCTCTACCCGCCGTCCAGCGCCTACTTCTCACTTCGAAACTGCCCGCGTCCACACTTGAGAGG ATCCTCGACTTGACGGCACACAACaaggtcgcgctcgaccggtccaccttcttcctcgcgcttgcgctggtcgcgctcgcgcagaacgagggcggcgaggtgtcgctcgaggccctcgacgcggcACTCGGCACGCTGCCCCTCCCGCAGCTCCAGCGCCCGGGACCTACGCAACCGCAAtcctccgtctcgtcgtccttctctCCTTGGGACACCGCGCCCCGCTACGCTGTCCCCGGCGCACAGACGCAGACGAACGGGGACGAGCCTCTGaacggcggcaacgccgaggctgaggccgagcgcggcttCTGGCGCCGCCTTGAGACTGTCGATGTACAGATCATCCCCGAGAAGGAAGGCTGGTTCCTGCAAAAGTACCGCGTGGTGTCCGACAAACGGCCAGAACCCCTCAACCGCCGATACTCGGACTTTGTGTGGCTTCTGACTACGCTCACGCAGCGCTAT CCGTTCCGCCTCCTGCCTGCGCTGCCGCCGAAGCGGATCAGCCCCGACGCCTCGttcctcgagcagcggcg aAAAGGCCTCCGCCGCTTCCTCAACGCGCTTGTCAACCACCCCGTTatccgcgacgacggcgcgctcaatGTCTTCATGACCGAAATCAACTTTGAGGCGTGGCGCAAGCGCATGAAGGTGTCGACAGAAGAAGAATCCGTGAGCAAGCGTCTCAACCCCGCACAGGAAATGGTCATCCCCTCGGACCTGGAGGAGAAGCTCGA TCGCCTTCGCACCCGCCTCCCGGGCCTCATTGCCTCGTATCAAAAGATGGTaacgctcgccgagcgcgagctccaCCGCCTGcaggtcgccgcggccgagtcTTCGCGCTTCGCGCTTTCGCTGCAgaccgtcgccgaggacctccCAGCCAGCTGCCACCGCTGTGTGCCAACCGGCCAATCGTGTGATCTGTGCACGGCGGTCGGGCGCGGCCTGGGCGATGTGGGCAACGGGTGGTCGAGCCtggccgcgcagcgcgacaGG GACACTGCCACAATCGTTGctgccgtcgaggcgctcaagaccCAGCGCGACATGTACGGCGCGTTCCGGGACCTGTTCCACCGACACTCGCGGCTgtcgcgcgactcggtcGACACTCTACGGAAGCGAATCGAGGGGCTGCAGGGCAAGATCGAGAAGACGAGGCAGGCGCAGAAGCCGGGGTACGAGGCCGAAGTGGAGAAGCTCGTCATTG CGATCGATCAAGACAACACGACCATTGACAACCTCCTCCACCGGCGCGTCTTCATCCGCGCGTGCATGTGGCACGAGCTGTCGGTCGTGTTCCACAcgcggcaggcggcagcggccacGCTCGGTTGGCGCGCGTGGGCAAACGGAGAGCACGAGGCCGCAGGGGCCGAGACGCGCGTGTGGGAGCGGCTtatcgaggacctcgagcgcATGCCGACGGATTAA
- the GYP8 gene encoding GTPase-activating protein GYP8, translated as MNEKAGTWLDARDRATAAAVAAHDDAALQRLSAEPGGFGSNASRRAAWREVLHLDRVEGGFATLATGPQVDGTPTGDATPTSSAPDSPLVHVTVRDSSPTAQTDDGRPAHRDEGQVALDTRRSFVTYPKGLSKGDKAAMQADLHALIVAVLQRHPELNYFQGFHDIMTVLYLTFLDRTPRGGGVEEGKKADTVDEKAAAVAEKVAVVDEKGDVIDEKADVIDEKGGVVDEKVPDVDEQPFEVDEEGQRQWDELLAAAEVVSLCRVRDAMGTSLGPMMGMLRLLRRVLAAADPQLYRISASISPVPTLPFFALSWILTLFSHDVDTLEPVQRIFDYLITRNPISAIYLAVAILVAKKPQMLRLAAALGPEARADPSLLHPLFARLPPLYPDTPDAPAPPAIDAATAADDDSDNANPYTPIALSTVFLLADKLQAKYPWDGARIRGLEVMGPGSVTQTYGQDADAEKGISLEAAATHIDKDVILPGGDTLEDEEEATPPRWPVSLPQLPKLPLRVPPNRIGTVIAFGVVVLGIGTALYGWRAGGPRASWAQWWGLVARSWAVRSVGLGHGGLVGGLERLRLR; from the exons ATGAACGAGAAGGCCGGCACatggctcgacgcgcgcgacagggccaccgcggccgctgttgccgcgcacgacgacgcggcgctccaGCGGCTGTCGGCCGAGCCGGGCGGGTTTGGATCCAatgcgtcgcggcgcgcagcttg gcgcgAGGTGCTGCATCTTGACCGCGTCGAGGGGGGCTTTGCGACGCTAGCGACTGGGCCTCAGGTCGACGGTACGCCGACAGGTGacgccacgccgacgtcctcaGCCCCCGATAGCCCGCTCGTCCACGTCACGGTGCGCgacagctcgccgacggcgcagaCGGACGACGGGCGCCCGGCACACCGTGACGAGGGCCAGGTGGCGCTTGATACGCGGCGGTCGTTCGTGACGTACCCCaagg GCCTGAGTAAAGGCGACAAGGCAGCCATGCAGGCCGACCTGCATGCGCTCATCGTGGCCGTGCTCCAGCGACACCCCGAGCTCAACTACTTCCAGGGGTTTCACGACATCATGACGGTGTTGTATCTGACGTTTTTGGATCGCACGCCAAGAGGAGGGGGCGTGGAGGAGGGGAAGAAGGCggacacggtcgacgagaaggcagccgctgtcgccgagaAGGTGGCCGTTGTCGACGAGAAGGGGGACGTTATtgacgagaaggccgacgtTATCGACGAGAAGGGGGGTGTTGTCGACGAGAAAGtgcccgacgtcgacgagcagccgttcgaggtcgacgaggagggccagcgccagtgggatgagctgctcgcggccgccgaggtcgtgagCCTGTGTCGCGTGCGTGACGCCATGGGAACGAGCCTCGGCCCAATGATGGGAATGTTAAG GCTGCTCCGCCGtgtgctcgccgcggccgacccGCAGCTGTACCGCATCTCTGCTAG CATATCTCCCGTCCCGACGCTCCCCTTCTTTGCCCTCTCGTGGATTCTCACGCTCTTCTcacacgacgtcgacacccTCGAGCCCGTCCAGCGTATCTTCGACTACCTGATCACGCGCAACCCAATCTCGGCAATCTACCTTGCTGTGGCC atcCTTGTGGCGAAGAAGCCACAAATGCtgcggctcgcggcggccctcgggcccgaggcgcgcgcggacCCGTCGCTCTTACACCCCCTGTTTGCGCGCCTTCCGCCGCTGTATCCCGACACGCCCGACGCACCGGCCCCGCCTGCGATCGACgccgctaccgccgccgatgacgacAGTGACAACGCCAACCCCTACACGCCGATCGCGCTGAGCACGGTGTTCCTCCTCGCGGACAAGTTACAGGCCAAGTACCCGTGGGACGGCGCCCGGATACGCGGGCTCGAGGTCATGGGGCCGGGCAGCGTCACGCAGACGTACGGGcaagacgccgacgcggagaAGGGGATCTCGCTGGAAGCAGCGGCGACACATATCGACAAGGACGTCATCTTGCCTGGgggcgacacgctcgaggacgaggaggaagcgaCACCGCCACGCTGGCCAGTGTCGTTGCCGCAACTGCCCAAGCTCCCCTTGCGCGTGCCGCCCAACCGCATCGGCACCGTGATTGCCTttggcgtggtggtgctcggTATCGGCACGGCTTTGTACGGCTGGCGGGCTGGTGGTCCGCGGGCAAGCTGGGCTCAGTGGTGGGGGCTTGTGGCGCGATCGTGGGCGGTCAGGAGTGTGGGCTTGGGCCACGGAGGATTGGTTGGGGGGCTGGAGCGCCTCCGGCTACGATAG